From Saccharothrix espanaensis DSM 44229, the proteins below share one genomic window:
- a CDS encoding TetR/AcrR family transcriptional regulator, whose translation MTGRPYHHGDLRGALLDAAESLVRERGADGWSLREVSARVGVSPSAAYHHFASRDALVRALAGRVLAGLGDDLRHAAARARGQRADPLRRLVALGRGYVRWTLAEPAVAALAFGPHHDEPGAPHPHDVLCAELDRLVAAGGLSDAARPGAEFAFWAAVHGLATLLRDGLIRLDGPRAVDREAERLVRAVLTGLAEPSHPSRARSAHTERSGVTTTGTSGGQEG comes from the coding sequence GTGCGCGAACGGGGCGCCGACGGCTGGTCGCTGCGCGAGGTCTCGGCCCGCGTCGGCGTCAGCCCCAGCGCCGCGTACCACCACTTCGCCTCGCGGGACGCCCTGGTGCGCGCGCTGGCCGGCCGCGTTCTCGCCGGGCTGGGCGACGACCTCCGGCACGCCGCCGCACGGGCCCGGGGTCAGCGCGCGGACCCGCTGCGACGCCTGGTCGCCCTCGGCCGCGGGTACGTGCGGTGGACGCTGGCTGAGCCGGCGGTGGCCGCGCTGGCGTTCGGACCGCACCACGACGAGCCCGGGGCCCCGCACCCCCACGACGTGCTCTGCGCCGAGCTGGACCGGCTCGTGGCCGCCGGCGGCCTGTCCGACGCGGCCCGCCCCGGTGCCGAGTTCGCGTTCTGGGCCGCCGTGCACGGGCTGGCCACCCTGCTGCGCGACGGGCTGATCCGGCTCGACGGCCCCCGTGCCGTCGATCGCGAGGCCGAGCGGCTGGTCCGGGCGGTGCTGACCGGTCTGGCGGAGCCGTCGCACCCGTCCCGGGCGCGGTCCGCGCACACCGAGCGCTCCGGCGTGACGACCACCGGGACCTCGGGTGGCCAAGAGGGGTGA